In the genome of Cryptomeria japonica chromosome 8, Sugi_1.0, whole genome shotgun sequence, one region contains:
- the LOC131857520 gene encoding secreted RxLR effector protein 161-like, which translates to MTAYTSFQLIPSLEKMVEVSALSQFMNKLKYVHLVAAKHILRYLRGTVGYGLKYPINIVITLEGYSDSNWAGSVIDRESTLGICFSLGHVVISWTSKKQLLVALNTTEAKLWLRKLLVGLFGQPWELTVIHCDNQSCIKMSANPVSHDR; encoded by the exons ATGACAGCCTATACAAGCTTTCAGCTCATTCCTTCACTTGAGAAGATGGTTGAAG tgagtgccctCAGCCAATTCATGAACAAACTGAAgtatgttcatcttgttgcagccaagcatattctgagatatttgCGAGGCACAGTTGGCTACGggttgaagtatccaatcaacattGTCATCACcttggaaggctactctgattctAATTGGGCAGGAAGTGTAATCGATAGGGAGAGTACTTTAGGAATTTGTTTCAGTTTGGGTCATGTTGTTATATCCTGGACCAGCAAGAAACAGTTGTTAGTTGCATTAAATACTACAGAAGCTAAGTTgtggcttcgcaagcttcttgTTGGGTTGTTCGGACAACCTTGGGAGCTCACtgtcattcattgtgacaatcagagttgtattaagATGTCTGCTAATCCTGTGTCTCATGACAGATAA